The Alphaproteobacteria bacterium genome segment CTGATGTAGTTTTAGTAGGTATTTCAAGAACATCAAAAACACCTACTTGTTTATACCTTGCCCAACATACGATAAAAGCTGCTAATTATCCTTTAGTCCCAGGAATTGATCCGCCCGAAATACTATTAAATGCAAAAAATCCCGTTTTTATAGGACTCACCGAAAATCCAGATCGCTTGATTGCTTTAAGGCGACATCGATTGGGACAATTTGATGAGCATAATGAAACGGATTACATTAATCCTGAACGTGTTAAGGATGAAATATTATGGGCAAGAAGATTGTTTTCAAAAATGAAATGGCCTGTGATTGATGTTACGAATCGTTCTATTGAAGAGACCTCAGCATCAATCCTTAAAATATATTCCAATGTTAAAAAAAACGCATTAATGAACGTTCAAGAATAAGATTTGATGTATTTTAATGATTAAATTGAAGGGTTGCCTTGAAATTTGTATAAAAATCTTGTTTCTCAGCCTTCAAAAGCATATAAAGGGTGAGAGGAATTTATAATGTTAGATATGACGCATCTTTTAATAAAAGGGATGATTGTGGGCTTCTTAATTGCGGCACCCGTTGGTCCTGTTGGTATTTTGTGTGTAAAGCGAACGCTTGTCACAGGGTTTTTGTCTGGCATTTTTTCAGGTCTAGGCGCTGCAAGTGCTGATACTATTTTTGCAGCCATTGCTGGTTTTGGTATAACAGCCATTGCGGCGCTTATTGAATCCAAAAAACATATGTTAGAAGTTATAGGTGGCATTATTTTAATAATTGTCGCCATTAAAAGCATGATGACTAAAAAAGTTGTTCAAGAAAGTGATAATGATGCGCTTGTAAACACTCGGTCGAAATTTGCTTTTGTGGGTGATTATTTTTCAGCTTTTTTCTTAACGATTACAAATCCTATTACAATTATTGCTGTTGGTGCCCTTTTGGCAAGTTTAGGGGCCATTGAAGTGAGTGGCAATTATATTGCAACAGGTACGCTTGTATTGGGTGTGTTTCTTGGTTCTGCTTTATGGTTCACGGGTCTTGTGACGGTTGTGGGTTTTTTACTTCACAAAAAATTAACAATTGAGTCAATGTATTATGTACATAAAGTTGCAGGTGTAATATTTTTTATTTTCGGGATAAGCATACTTATCCATAGTATTTTCTATACATAGTTTCAAAGATATTTTCTGGATTCCTCAAAATTAAATACTCAGATTATGAGGGAAAGTCTAGGAAAGGCGAGAACCGGAACGGAGTGTACTACTTTGTACATGAGTACAGGAAGCGCAGACTTGACAACGAATTTACCCATAAGATGGGTATTTATTAAGAAAGGGTTTATAATGTCGCTTAAAATTTCAACATATAGTAACACCAAAGGTGCATCTTCTTTATTTAAAGCGATAGGTCATCCTTATTGTGTTTCAAAAACGCATGATTTGATAAAGTCTTTAGCGTCAGTCAAAGATGTGGCGATTTACGATCCGCTTAACCAAATTGAAACTTTTAACGCATTATATTCGTTGGAAAAATTATCAATATCCCAAGTTTTTGTTCAAAACATTGATGAAATTGGCGTTCAAAAATTAGGAAAAACTGCACAACCTATTGTTTCATTAAAAGAATGCAGACCAGATATTTTGTTTGTATTGGCTTATGATGCAAAAAGATTGGTGGATCATATTAAATATTTGGTGGATTCAAAAACTAAAATTGTCACCTTAGATGATATACGACTTCCTGATGATTTTATGAGCAATCCCAAAAATTATTTAGATCCCCATAATTTTGCGACAAATTTTGCTTTTTTTAGAGATGATGAAGACTCATATACGCGTATTTTTACAGCTAATTATTGGGCAGGATGGGGTGCACAGAACATTTCAATTTGGTGTTGTCTTATGGATCATCAAGGTAAGGTTTTAGCTGAATGGCGTGAATCCATTCCGCATAAAGGACAAACAATCGTTTTTGATAGCCGTGAAATTCGTGAGCGTTTTAAGTTAAATGCTTTTACAGGTCAATTGTTTATTCATGTGCTTGGTGCAAAAGGACATGATACCGTTAAATATGCGTTAGATGTTGTCTCTAAAAAAGATCAATATATAAGTGCGACACATGACGCGAATTCGTTTCCAGCTGATTATTATGCAGGTCTTCCAGCACCAGCTGATAATGAAAAAGTTGTTTTCTGGGTACAAAATTCGCATCCAACACCAATTCCTGCAGGGACAATTGGGTTCAATGTGATGGGTGACGAAAATACAAAACAATATTTTTCTAAAGGCGTGCCAGGTTTTGGGACTTATGCGCTTGATCTTCATGAAGTGTTACCCAATGTAAAATGGCCACAACAAATTGAAATTCATGCCAAAAAATATTTTGTAAGACCGCGCTATGAAATCGTCAATGATAAAAATATTAGACGTATTGCACATGCCAATGTTGAGCGTACTGATTTAAATCCAGATCCAAAAATTGCAGATCTTTCTAATCTTATGGGTAAAGCCTATATTTTATCAGCACCTATTTTGCCGATGAAAGATTTTAAAACAATCGCATTGCCAACACCTATGGCGCGTAGTCAAATGCATCTTCCCTTGGTGATGAATTGTTATGATGCAAAAGGCAATCAAATAGCCACTAAATCTTTAGGTAATTTGAAGCGTAATCATCAACATTGCATTGATTTAGATGATCTTAAATTGAATTCAACCACTGATTATGGTCATGTTGAGTTTATTTACGATTTTCAAGTAGGCAAAGAAGCGGATGGTTGGATTCATGGTTTGTTCCGTTATCAAAATCG includes the following:
- a CDS encoding LysE family transporter, which codes for MLDMTHLLIKGMIVGFLIAAPVGPVGILCVKRTLVTGFLSGIFSGLGAASADTIFAAIAGFGITAIAALIESKKHMLEVIGGIILIIVAIKSMMTKKVVQESDNDALVNTRSKFAFVGDYFSAFFLTITNPITIIAVGALLASLGAIEVSGNYIATGTLVLGVFLGSALWFTGLVTVVGFLLHKKLTIESMYYVHKVAGVIFFIFGISILIHSIFYT